The following are encoded together in the Thalassomonas haliotis genome:
- a CDS encoding M20/M25/M40 family metallo-hydrolase — translation MKSFILRHLLILFLIIPTKALADSSDSEILTSEKISQIQEKIKDEAIQSFRSLLTLPNDANKPDDILALLDWLEPEFAASGFVTKRIKTKGSPILYAEQKVINAKGTVLIYLQADGQPVDPSAWHQENPYKPSLKVDTGNNNWEEVQWSALKAGLNSDFRIFSRSASDSKGPIAQFIYGIRALNSYGWQRDFNLKVLVDTEEELGSPNLAKAVLENKSLLASDMLMVFDGPPHISNLPTLNFGARGVMTLSLKVYGPKKPQHSGHMGNFVPNPAFKLSTLLASMKTLDGKVLIDGFYDGVVISTELKKQLAKIPDDLDKLKLDMGFAEPEHVAGSLQESIQYPSLNIRGLSSAWTGKQVRTIIPDSAVAEIDIRLVETSKPEALISSIKKHIEAEGFYITSGEPSKAERSKYPHIVELNHQLGYKAFRTDFDSHIGVMLRKALVRLNGTPPLLISTLGGSVPISPLVNILDIPAVLVPTVNMDNNQHSPNENIRLDSFLNGLEVVLAVFSEPFPN, via the coding sequence GTGAAGTCGTTTATTTTACGCCACCTGTTAATTCTTTTCCTTATAATTCCCACAAAAGCATTGGCTGACAGTTCAGACAGTGAAATTTTAACTTCCGAAAAGATATCCCAGATACAAGAAAAAATAAAAGATGAAGCAATACAATCTTTTAGATCCTTGCTCACGCTACCCAATGATGCCAATAAACCTGATGATATCTTAGCCTTACTCGACTGGCTGGAACCCGAATTCGCAGCAAGCGGTTTTGTTACCAAGAGAATAAAAACTAAAGGAAGTCCAATACTCTACGCCGAACAAAAAGTGATAAATGCCAAAGGAACAGTCCTGATTTATCTGCAAGCCGATGGACAACCTGTAGACCCTAGTGCTTGGCATCAAGAGAATCCATACAAACCCAGCCTAAAAGTAGATACAGGAAATAACAACTGGGAAGAAGTTCAATGGTCAGCATTAAAAGCAGGACTTAATTCGGACTTTAGAATATTTTCACGTTCAGCGTCAGACTCTAAAGGGCCGATAGCACAATTCATTTATGGTATTAGAGCTCTTAATAGTTATGGTTGGCAAAGGGATTTTAACTTGAAGGTCCTTGTTGATACAGAAGAGGAATTAGGCTCCCCTAATCTGGCAAAAGCGGTTTTAGAGAATAAGAGTCTGTTAGCATCTGATATGTTAATGGTATTTGACGGACCACCGCATATTTCAAACCTTCCAACATTAAACTTTGGAGCAAGAGGAGTTATGACTCTTAGCCTGAAAGTTTACGGTCCCAAAAAGCCCCAACATAGCGGACATATGGGAAATTTTGTCCCCAATCCCGCATTTAAACTTTCAACACTGCTTGCTTCTATGAAGACTTTAGACGGAAAGGTATTAATAGATGGTTTTTATGATGGTGTAGTTATTTCAACAGAACTAAAAAAACAATTGGCAAAAATTCCTGATGATTTAGACAAGTTAAAATTAGACATGGGTTTTGCTGAGCCGGAGCATGTTGCAGGCAGTCTTCAAGAATCAATACAATATCCCTCTCTTAATATAAGAGGATTATCTTCTGCGTGGACAGGGAAGCAGGTGCGAACAATTATTCCTGATTCAGCAGTAGCTGAAATCGACATAAGGTTAGTGGAAACCAGTAAACCCGAAGCACTGATATCATCAATTAAAAAACATATCGAAGCCGAAGGCTTTTATATAACCAGTGGTGAGCCATCAAAGGCAGAGCGTAGCAAGTATCCACATATTGTAGAGCTAAATCACCAACTGGGATATAAGGCATTTCGAACTGATTTTGATTCGCATATTGGTGTGATGCTTAGAAAAGCCCTTGTGCGATTAAATGGAACCCCGCCTTTATTAATTAGCACTTTAGGTGGCTCGGTGCCTATTTCGCCCCTGGTAAATATCTTAGACATACCCGCAGTGTTGGTGCCAACGGTAAATATGGATAACAACCAACACAGTCCAAATGAAAATATCAGGCTAGACAGTTTTCTTAACGGATTAGAAGTAGTTTTAGCCGTTTTTTCCGAACCCTTTCCCAACTAA
- a CDS encoding DNA repair ATPase — translation MSEMENVDNEAVAQGGSYELIQRRLQGLGENLTGQLKQLNDDRISLFGSTDMNVEARVRVRTEHNCVARDIAAIGELLLFGYNVFLGLKRNITVADVFSLHKLVDNDGELEMVDVPFEGSFLDDADFIRDFDELYTYYKKTFLAHVYRQGSKVFAVFQIGERLDDIRVFQWGISADGEVRYIDNRGERNIKQPENFDFEWQKVSREQQETGKHPHYNLFDTLFVEAINGSLTLKVENNTENGKGIYSEEVDDVHQSLDDAEIHYAKVGELILLKIKPYREQQTRHLIFNCKTQEVLRQDAIEHACVQLPEDHGIIFPGGYYLQSGENKSFEDNAEDLQLHRVVKSPNGEDFLYIFYEPNEGQYALFGYNLITRTLQNPIYGHGQSLANNGRAVVFNAESEPSRIHAMQIWQTPFCSDEFASEQPTESGLFGKIGNPELVRGISDLYGVVKLINVKAPSLHHFNDLVKESARLLDKYHWLTDPQLSVLNELIKQVINTSELVLDEFEKVASIKAASDQIMLEARQKQDEILKRCEKASFDSAEGYVRGLTDLAAFKGELISHKELKYIDLAQIETMEAELESLTLALSQATADFLQQDQALKPYQDKIAQLEKDIASSESITALKPIRTAIDGQVQGLELLNHTMLSLNIEDSRQRTRILEDISTVFSQINRVKASADLAAKNVGSEEARAEFGARFKLLGQSVTSALNASNTPQACDQQLSTLLIQLEELESQFSDYDEFYQEILAKRDEIYDNFEQHKQQLMDARQRRCLNLKTAADRILEGINRRSQDFNDVNKLNSYFAADPMVSKLRQLIAQLRELDDNVRADDIEAQLKNAKEQGIRALRDKTDIYSADGSLVKIGEHQFSVNRQKLELTLLPREQNMVLHISGTDYFEPLATELFAGSEHLWQQELISESSEVYRGEYLAASILFEAEAKGSTGIDNLLRAAKENTLTELVRKAAEPRYQEGYDKGVHDADATLILTELLNLRESVGLLAYAAAERRLAWLYMATKLDEQARQQLVSRCHNLYLMEQTFGSSELRAQLSDELEQALTELTAEQNWLSCDSRLAADYLINEFANGKQQYVIREAAKTLINQLQNQLKHKSLEQQLQSALSGCSSLEQQMKLHLAWLSAFAQHQEIAANHELILEAASLMTLKEQISFYGSSANTSGTVKGLLGQHGRITERAINFSYQEFIARLRHFASEQVPAFTRFHQLKQQILTEQRQRLRLQEFKPGALSSFVRNKLINDVYFPIIGTNLAKQIGAAGNNKRSDLMGLLLMISPPGYGKTTLIEYVASKLGMTFVKVNCPSIGHEQLSLDPAQANNSTARSEVEKINLAFEMGNNVMLYLDDIQHTNPEFLQKFISLCDGSRRVDGVWNGESKTYDMRGKKFAVVMAGNPYTESGEAFTIPDMLANRADIYNLGDTLSGREHEFSLSFIENSLTSNSYIAPLATRDMDDLYRLVKMADGEPLPITELKHGYSQAEVNEIIAVIQRIRKIQQTVLKANEQYIASAAQDDKYRVEPPFKLQGSYRNMNKMAEKVVPVMTDEELELLIEDHYRGEAQTLTVGAEENLLKLAQLRQTLTTEQEQRWQQIKNDYVRHQNLGSGDDPVAAIANQISLLQQGLGQIGSALEQPKSDGLSQISQSLAELAGQFNSQKTEGTNSAGLEQTLAIFSEKMEAFLTPLVTTLQSNQALDNAMVQTLKTLELKPGQPTRSGTSKIQKISRELVQDRENSSDE, via the coding sequence ATGTCCGAGATGGAAAATGTCGATAATGAAGCCGTAGCCCAGGGCGGCTCCTATGAATTGATCCAGCGCCGGTTACAGGGCCTAGGTGAAAACCTCACCGGCCAGCTAAAACAGCTTAATGATGATCGTATATCCTTATTCGGCTCAACCGATATGAATGTTGAAGCCAGGGTCAGGGTACGCACCGAGCATAACTGTGTCGCCCGGGATATCGCCGCCATCGGTGAATTATTGCTGTTTGGTTATAACGTTTTCCTCGGCCTGAAACGCAATATCACAGTCGCAGATGTTTTCAGCCTGCATAAGCTGGTGGACAATGACGGCGAGCTGGAAATGGTCGACGTGCCCTTTGAAGGCAGCTTTTTGGACGACGCCGACTTTATCCGCGATTTCGACGAACTCTACACCTATTATAAAAAAACCTTTCTTGCCCATGTTTACCGCCAGGGCAGCAAGGTTTTTGCCGTATTCCAAATCGGCGAACGCCTCGATGATATCCGGGTATTCCAGTGGGGTATATCTGCCGACGGCGAAGTCCGTTATATCGACAACCGCGGCGAGCGCAATATCAAGCAGCCGGAAAATTTCGACTTTGAATGGCAAAAAGTCAGCCGCGAGCAGCAGGAAACCGGCAAACATCCCCATTACAATTTATTCGATACCTTGTTTGTCGAAGCCATCAACGGCAGCTTAACCCTTAAGGTTGAAAACAATACCGAAAACGGGAAGGGCATCTACAGCGAAGAAGTCGACGATGTCCACCAGTCCCTGGACGATGCCGAAATCCATTATGCCAAGGTCGGCGAGCTGATCCTGTTAAAAATCAAACCCTACCGGGAGCAGCAAACCCGACACCTGATTTTTAACTGCAAAACCCAGGAAGTGTTGCGCCAGGACGCGATAGAACATGCCTGTGTCCAGCTGCCGGAAGATCACGGCATTATTTTCCCCGGCGGTTATTACCTGCAAAGCGGCGAAAACAAAAGCTTTGAAGACAACGCCGAAGACCTGCAATTGCACAGGGTAGTGAAATCCCCCAACGGCGAAGACTTTCTCTATATCTTTTACGAACCCAATGAAGGCCAGTACGCACTGTTCGGTTATAACCTGATCACCCGCACCCTGCAAAACCCTATTTACGGCCACGGCCAAAGTCTGGCCAATAACGGCCGCGCCGTGGTCTTTAATGCCGAATCCGAGCCGTCACGCATTCACGCCATGCAAATCTGGCAAACGCCGTTTTGCAGCGATGAATTTGCCAGCGAGCAACCCACGGAAAGCGGCCTGTTCGGTAAAATCGGCAACCCTGAGCTGGTGCGCGGCATCTCCGACTTATACGGCGTGGTTAAGCTGATCAATGTTAAAGCCCCGAGTCTGCATCATTTCAACGATCTGGTCAAAGAATCGGCCCGGCTGCTGGATAAATACCACTGGTTAACGGACCCTCAGTTATCCGTCCTCAACGAGCTGATCAAACAAGTGATCAATACCTCAGAGCTGGTGCTGGACGAATTTGAAAAAGTCGCCAGCATCAAAGCGGCTTCCGATCAGATCATGCTTGAGGCCAGGCAAAAGCAAGATGAAATCCTTAAACGCTGCGAAAAGGCCAGTTTCGACAGCGCCGAGGGTTATGTCCGGGGACTGACAGATCTCGCCGCCTTTAAAGGGGAGTTGATCTCCCATAAAGAACTGAAATATATCGACCTGGCACAAATCGAGACTATGGAGGCGGAGTTGGAAAGCTTAACCCTGGCTTTAAGTCAGGCCACGGCAGACTTTCTCCAACAAGATCAGGCATTGAAGCCTTACCAGGATAAAATAGCGCAATTAGAAAAAGACATAGCGTCAAGTGAATCAATCACGGCATTAAAGCCGATCCGCACCGCCATCGACGGGCAGGTACAGGGGCTGGAACTGCTTAACCATACCATGCTGTCCCTGAACATTGAGGACAGCAGGCAACGTACCCGGATACTGGAAGATATCTCCACCGTTTTCAGCCAAATCAACCGGGTGAAGGCAAGCGCCGATCTGGCGGCAAAAAATGTCGGCTCCGAAGAAGCACGGGCAGAATTTGGCGCCCGCTTTAAACTGCTGGGACAAAGTGTCACCAGTGCCTTAAATGCCAGCAACACGCCCCAGGCCTGCGATCAACAATTGTCGACCTTGTTAATCCAGCTGGAAGAGCTGGAAAGCCAGTTCAGCGACTATGACGAGTTCTATCAGGAAATTCTCGCCAAGCGGGACGAAATCTACGATAACTTCGAGCAGCATAAACAGCAGTTGATGGATGCCCGGCAAAGACGTTGTTTGAACCTGAAAACCGCTGCCGACCGTATCCTTGAAGGCATCAACCGCCGCAGCCAGGACTTTAACGACGTTAACAAGCTCAACAGCTATTTTGCCGCCGATCCTATGGTGTCGAAATTAAGACAGCTGATAGCACAATTGCGGGAGCTGGACGATAACGTGCGCGCCGACGATATCGAAGCCCAGCTGAAAAACGCCAAAGAGCAGGGCATACGTGCCTTGCGCGATAAAACCGATATTTATTCCGCCGACGGCAGCCTGGTAAAAATCGGCGAACACCAGTTTTCCGTCAACCGGCAAAAGCTGGAATTAACCCTGTTACCCAGGGAGCAAAACATGGTGCTGCATATCAGCGGCACCGACTATTTTGAACCTTTAGCCACCGAGCTTTTTGCCGGCAGCGAACATTTATGGCAGCAGGAACTGATCTCGGAAAGCAGCGAGGTTTATCGCGGCGAATACCTGGCAGCCAGCATTTTATTCGAGGCGGAAGCCAAAGGCAGCACCGGCATAGATAACCTGCTCAGGGCGGCAAAAGAAAACACCTTAACCGAGCTGGTGCGTAAAGCCGCCGAGCCCAGATACCAGGAAGGCTATGACAAAGGGGTACACGACGCCGATGCCACGCTGATCCTGACGGAACTACTAAACTTACGCGAGTCCGTCGGCTTATTGGCCTATGCCGCTGCCGAGCGCCGCCTGGCATGGCTATATATGGCCACTAAACTGGACGAACAGGCACGCCAGCAATTGGTCAGCCGTTGCCATAACCTCTATCTGATGGAGCAGACCTTTGGCAGCAGTGAACTGCGCGCCCAACTCAGCGATGAACTGGAGCAGGCCTTAACCGAACTGACCGCAGAACAAAACTGGCTGAGTTGCGATAGCCGGTTAGCCGCAGATTACCTGATCAATGAATTTGCCAACGGCAAACAACAATATGTGATCCGCGAAGCCGCCAAAACCCTGATAAATCAGTTACAAAACCAGTTAAAACATAAGAGCCTGGAGCAACAACTGCAATCGGCATTATCCGGCTGCAGCAGCCTGGAGCAGCAAATGAAGCTGCATCTTGCCTGGTTAAGCGCCTTTGCCCAACACCAGGAGATAGCAGCCAACCACGAGTTGATTCTTGAAGCGGCCAGCTTGATGACCTTAAAAGAGCAAATAAGCTTTTATGGCTCCAGCGCCAATACCTCGGGCACGGTTAAAGGCTTATTGGGACAACATGGCCGCATCACAGAGCGGGCAATAAACTTCAGCTACCAGGAGTTTATTGCCCGGTTAAGACATTTTGCCAGCGAGCAGGTACCGGCTTTTACCCGTTTCCACCAGCTGAAACAACAGATATTAACCGAACAACGCCAGCGCTTGCGCCTGCAGGAATTCAAACCGGGCGCATTATCATCTTTTGTCCGTAACAAGCTGATCAACGACGTTTATTTCCCCATTATCGGCACTAACCTGGCCAAACAGATCGGCGCCGCCGGCAATAACAAACGCTCGGATCTTATGGGCTTGCTATTAATGATCTCACCGCCGGGTTACGGTAAAACCACCTTAATTGAATATGTCGCCAGCAAACTCGGCATGACTTTCGTCAAGGTCAACTGCCCGTCCATCGGCCATGAGCAGTTATCCCTGGACCCGGCCCAGGCCAACAACTCCACCGCCCGCAGCGAAGTGGAGAAGATCAACCTGGCATTTGAAATGGGCAACAATGTTATGCTCTACCTGGATGATATCCAGCACACCAACCCGGAGTTTTTACAGAAGTTTATTTCCCTGTGTGACGGCTCAAGACGGGTCGACGGCGTCTGGAACGGCGAAAGCAAAACCTATGATATGCGCGGCAAAAAGTTTGCCGTAGTGATGGCGGGTAACCCTTATACCGAATCCGGCGAAGCCTTTACCATCCCGGATATGCTTGCCAACCGCGCCGACATCTATAACCTGGGTGACACCTTAAGCGGCCGCGAGCATGAGTTCTCGTTAAGCTTTATTGAAAACAGCTTAACCAGCAACAGCTATATCGCGCCGCTGGCCACCCGGGACATGGACGACCTTTACCGGCTGGTAAAAATGGCCGACGGCGAACCGCTGCCGATCACTGAACTTAAACACGGTTATTCCCAGGCGGAAGTCAACGAAATCATCGCGGTGATCCAGCGTATCCGTAAAATCCAGCAGACGGTACTCAAAGCCAACGAGCAATATATTGCCTCTGCCGCCCAGGACGATAAATACCGGGTGGAGCCACCGTTTAAACTACAGGGCAGCTACCGCAATATGAACAAGATGGCGGAAAAAGTGGTGCCGGTAATGACGGATGAAGAGCTGGAACTGCTGATTGAAGATCATTACCGCGGCGAAGCACAAACCCTGACGGTCGGGGCAGAAGAAAACCTGCTGAAACTGGCACAGCTGAGACAAACATTAACAACGGAGCAGGAGCAGCGCTGGCAGCAGATCAAAAACGATTATGTCCGTCACCAGAACCTGGGCAGCGGCGATGATCCTGTCGCCGCCATCGCCAATCAGATCTCCCTGCTGCAACAGGGACTCGGCCAGATAGGCAGCGCGCTGGAGCAGCCAAAATCCGACGGTTTAAGCCAAATCAGTCAGTCATTGGCAGAGCTGGCCGGCCAGTTCAATAGTCAAAAAACAGAAGGCACCAATAGCGCAGGACTGGAGCAAACCCTGGCAATATTCAGTGAAAAAATGGAAGCCTTCCTGACTCCCCTGGTCACTACCTTGCAAAGCAACCAGGCGCTGGACAATGCCATGGTGCAAACCCTGAAAACCCTGGAGCTTAAACCGGGACAGCCAACGCGCAGTGGCACCAGTAAAATCCAGAAAATCAGCCGGGAACTGGTACAGGACAGAGAAAACAGCTCGGATGAATAA
- a CDS encoding cation:proton antiporter — translation MTAVEIIGVMLIFAITGIAGLVVIRFIKLPYSLALVLLGFLLSLSIQAFHWDSGIRASNFQDLMLFVLLPVLIFEAAFVLDSKLLFKFLPNVLTLATIGLLVSTVLTAVLLFYGIGHPGFPFIAALITGAVVSATDPVAVVAQLKALKAPAELNVLIEGESLFNDATAIALFTILVSIGIGAAEPDVLSGLVQFLKIFFGGVLVGMLMGCMFAFALKLLTVNVPTLVLVSLVLAYGSFYIGEHFFHVSGIVAVLFAAIAFKSHGREALSPVEDDIHTIWESIGFIANVFVFVLLGLVVSVDMFTERWLAIGLAVIAATVARFIAVYSSTSLSRFTLGQTIDPRYPPIMIWGGLRGAVTIALVLSLPTELPYWWTIQSIGFGVVLFTLIVQATTNPLLVKKLQI, via the coding sequence ATGACAGCTGTTGAAATCATAGGTGTTATGCTGATTTTCGCCATTACCGGCATTGCCGGTCTGGTGGTGATACGCTTTATCAAACTTCCCTATTCTCTGGCCCTGGTACTGCTGGGGTTTCTCCTTTCCCTCTCGATCCAGGCCTTCCACTGGGACAGCGGTATCCGCGCCAGCAATTTCCAGGATCTGATGCTGTTTGTGTTACTGCCGGTATTGATATTTGAAGCAGCCTTTGTACTCGACAGCAAGCTGCTGTTTAAATTCCTGCCCAATGTATTAACCCTGGCCACCATAGGTTTGTTGGTATCCACTGTGCTGACCGCAGTATTGTTATTTTACGGCATAGGGCACCCGGGATTTCCCTTTATCGCCGCCCTGATCACCGGGGCCGTGGTTTCCGCCACAGATCCCGTGGCGGTAGTGGCGCAATTAAAAGCCCTTAAGGCTCCAGCCGAGCTGAACGTATTAATTGAAGGGGAAAGCTTATTTAACGATGCCACGGCAATCGCCCTGTTTACTATCCTGGTCAGTATCGGCATAGGCGCCGCAGAGCCGGATGTGTTATCGGGTTTAGTCCAGTTCCTGAAAATATTTTTCGGCGGAGTTTTAGTCGGTATGCTGATGGGCTGCATGTTTGCCTTTGCCCTCAAGCTATTGACGGTTAACGTGCCGACCCTGGTGCTGGTTTCCCTGGTATTGGCCTACGGCAGTTTTTATATCGGCGAGCACTTTTTCCATGTTTCCGGCATAGTCGCGGTATTATTTGCCGCCATTGCCTTTAAAAGTCATGGCCGGGAAGCTCTTAGCCCGGTGGAAGATGATATTCACACTATCTGGGAGTCTATCGGCTTTATCGCCAATGTCTTCGTTTTTGTCTTATTGGGACTGGTAGTTTCTGTCGATATGTTCACCGAGCGCTGGCTGGCAATTGGGCTTGCGGTGATCGCCGCCACGGTGGCGCGCTTTATCGCCGTTTATAGCTCCACCAGCCTGAGCAGGTTTACCCTGGGACAAACCATAGATCCCAGGTATCCGCCGATTATGATCTGGGGCGGCCTGCGCGGCGCGGTTACCATAGCCCTGGTGCTGTCGCTGCCTACCGAACTGCCCTACTGGTGGACCATTCAATCCATAGGTTTTGGCGTAGTTCTGTTTACCCTTATCGTGCAAGCCACGACCAACCCTTTATTGGTGAAAAAGTTGCAAATATAA